The bacterium genome includes the window GGCCGGCGTCGTCTCGACCGATCTCGAATTCGCGCACGGCGAGGACGTCGACAACCAGGTCGAGGTCTATACGTTCTACGCGGGCGTGCTTCGGTTCACGGTGATTTTCTGAATGGGGGATTGTTTTCACGGGAAGTTTTTTCTATCCGCAGATTACGCCGATCGCAGATAAAGGTCGGGGCCGCGTCGTCGGCGTGAAAGACAAAATGTCTGCGAAATCCGCGGATGCCGTCCTGCGATGACCTTCCAGCCTTCCAGTCTTTCAGCCTTCCAGACTATTCCATCGGGCACGGGCACGGGCACGATGAATTTGCTTGCGGCTTCGCCGCGCTGTGTCCCTGGTAACCTCCGCGGTGAATTCGGAATCACCGTGACATGCGCGGGTCGCGCCGTCGCATGCGTTGTGCGATGATGGCCGTATGAACGCGCCTGAACCCAGCGAACGCGAATTCATCGAACGAGGCGCGCAGAACGTCTCGGAGCACGAGCTCGACGAGGTGCTGCTCTCGCCGGACCGCATCATGGAAAAGATGCGCGGTCCGCTCTACCGCTTCGTCGATGACGTGAAGCTGCTGATCTCGATGGTGCGCGACTACCGGGGCGGGCAGTATCGCAAGATCCCCTATCGCACGGTCGCGGGAATCGTCTTCGCGTTGCTGTACGTGCTCAACCCGCTCGACGTGGTGCCGGATTTCATACCCGGCATCGGCCTGATCGACGACGCGGCCGTCGTCGCCGCCGTGCTCAAGCTCTTCGAAAAAGACCTGCTTGCGTACGGCGAATGGAAGGCCGGCCGCATCATCGGCCACTGACGGCGCCGCCCCTTCAGGTTTTACATTTTTGGAAAACACGATGCCGATTTGTGTCGAAGTGCGAAGGCCGCACCGCGCGAAACGGCCGCGCGTTACGCGGCGGCTCGCTTCGCCCTTGCGCAACGACGAAGAAATATTGGAGTGTTTTCCAATCGTTACGCGTTCGCCTCATCCTTGTCATGGGCTTCGCCGATAACTGGCACGTCGCTTGCGGTATTCCCCCGCATGAAAAGCGCCAAAGACCAGAAAAATTCCCGGAGCCGACGGACCATGAAGACGCACACGCACGAAATGGAACACGACCTTCAAATCACCGCCGCGCCCGGCATGTCCGGTACGTCGATTCTGCTGGCGCCGGCGACGATGAATGTTTTCGTCGCGCGGTCGCTCGCGACTCGCGCCCTCGAAGGGATTTGCCACGGCGGCCTGCGGATCGTTATCGACCTGCGTTCGGTGCGTGAGGTGTACATGCTCGGCCTCGCGGAGCTTGCCGCCTCCGTGCATCGCGCGGGGCTTTTGCCCTACCTCGCGTTCCTCTCCGGCGACGAAAAGCTCGCCGCTTACCTTGCCCGTATGGGACTCACGCGCGTCGAGGAAGCATAAACGAGGATTAAGGATCGAGGATTGGGGATCGAGTGACGCGCCGCCTTCGCGACGCTTTTTCGTTTGATCCTTTCGCGATTCGCATGAAACCGGCTCCCTGACCCGCCGTCACCAAGGCTACGGCACGGCGGGCGCGCGCGGCCGGGCCATCGCCGACAAGAGCCCTCGCCTCGATAGCACGTTCGCGTTAACCTCTTTTCTCTTTGCTCTTTTCTCGTGGAGACGAGCATGCGCATCATGCTAACGGGCGCGACGGGTTTCATCGGATCGCACGTCGCCGAGGCGTTGCGCGCGGACGGGCACGACGTGACGCTGCTCGTGCGCGATCCGGCGCGCCTGCCGTTTTCCGCCGATGGCTTCACGATCGTCACCGGCGACCTACTGGATGACGCCGCTCTCGATCGCGCGCTTGACGGCGCGGATGCGGTCGTTCACGGCGCGGCGAAGGTCGGCGAGTGGGGCACGCGCGAGCAGTTCCACCACACGAATGTCGAGGGCACGCGGCGGCTCGTCGCGGCGTGCGTCCGCGGCGGCGTGCGCCGTTTCGTGCAGATCAGCTCCATGTCCGTTTACGGCAATGGCGACAAACACCTGACCGCCATTTCCGAGGACGCGCCAATGCGCAAGACGGGCATGCTCTACGGCGAGAGCAAGGTGGACGCCGAGCGCGTGACGTGGGACGCGCACGAGCGCGGCGAGATCGAGGCGACGACGATCCGCCCCGGCATGGTGTGGGGCCCGCGCGACGGGCAGTTCTTCCCGAAGATCATCGACGGATTCCGCAAAAAGAATCTTCCGTACATCGCGGGGGGCAAGGCGCGCCTCGGGCTGACGCACGTCTCCAACGCCGTGCAGATCGTGCGGCTGACACTCGAGAAGGACGCCGCGAAAGGCCGCGCCTACAACGTGGACGACGACGACGCGCGGACGTTCCGCGATCTGGCCGAGGCGATCTGCGCGCGGCTCGAACTTGCGCCACCGAAGCTCTCATTCCCGCGCTTTGCCGCCAAGGGCGCGGCGTACGCGTCCGAGGCCATCGCGCGCTTGTTGGGCAAGAAAGACGCGCCGCTCATGACGAAGATGGGCGTCTACATTCTTTGCTACGACAACGATGGATCGGTGGAACGCGCCAAGACCGAACTCGATTTTGCGCCGCACCCGGAGCGCTTCGACGAGCGACTCACCGAGGCGCTTGCGCCGTACCGGAAGGAATAGACTGGAAGGCTGGAAGACCGAAAGACTGAAAGGTCATCGCAAAAACGCGGCGCACCGAAGCGGTTTCGCCTCGGCACGCCGCGCATAATGTCTCTTTTCTCGTTTTCTCTTTTCTCTTTTCTCCTCAGCGCAGCCGCACCTTCGCGATGTCAATCCACGAATCGAGGTTCGTGACCTTCACGCCGTTGGTGGACAGGGTGTAGAGCGCGTTGTCGATGACCGCCGAACGCAGGGGTATAGCCAAGCCTCCGAACCAGCCACCGATGCGCGTGTGTTCGATTTCGCCAATGAAGTCGAAACCGTCTTCAACGGAAACGTCAAACGCGAGAAAGCCGGCGAACAAGCCGGGCGAGCCGCCGTCGCCGATCCACTGCGTATCCACCAGCGGAATCGAGAGCAGATCGTACGGTTCGTAGTAGAAAAACGCGTGGTGTTCGAGCTTGGCCTGCGAGGTCACGCCCGCCGCGCCGAGATCGAGAAAGTGCACGCGCCGCGGATCGGCCATGTCGCTCACGTCAAACATCGATAGCGCCACACCGCCGTTCGCGCCGAATTCGTCGCCCCCTTCGCCGATCGCCATCAGGTGATCGTCGCCAAGCGGATGGAGGTAGGTCGAGAATCCGGGAATGATGAGCTCGCCCAAGACTTTCGGATCGTACGGGTCCGCAAGATCGAGCGTGAACAGGGGATCGCATGAACCTTCCCCGTCTCCCTCATCCTCTTCGGTCGCCCAGGGATTTTCGCCCACCCATCCGCCGTCAACGAGCTCGGAAAACGGTATCGGATAAGTGACGAGATAGCCGCGGTCGCCCATGAAGCGCGCGGTGTATAGCTCTTCGCCGGGCGCAATGTCCTCGACAAAACCCGTCGGCGTCAATGCGCCGTCCGAAGCGTCGTAAACGTACACGCCGCTGGCGACGGCGCCTTCGACTCCCGTGGGATAGGTCGACGCGACGCGCAGGTAGCCGTCGTATTCCCCCATGCTGAACGGGTTGAGCACGAAGCCGGGCACGGGCGCCGAGGCGGCGTACGACACCACGCCCGTCTCGGGCGCGATGTCGAAGCGATGCACGCCGCTGGCCTCGGGATAGAACGCGGGCAGCAGGCCGAGATCGCGCCGCACGCCGATCATCGTCCCCGCGACGTACAAGCGCTCCGTCGTCGCATAGGGCGACAGCCCGGATGCCAGAACGCCAAGCGCGTGCGTGTTGGCGGTCGCGCTTGCGAAATCGTAGGTCAGGATCGAGAGCACATCTCCGCCTTCCGGTTGCGCGGGGTGAAACAGCTCGTCGCAAGGCACAAGAAATTCCACCTCCGACTCTGCCGCGGCCAATCGAATGTACGAACGTGGGAGCCATTGATCCAGGGTCCCGGCGTTGATGATCTCGCGATTCTGTTTTTTCAGTTCTTCGAGCGCCTTGAGATGCTCATCCTCGGTCGGATAGTTCACGAAGATATTGTATTCGACCGCCGGCCCGCCCTTGGTCGTTCGCATCGCAAAATAGATGCGTTCGCCGATGCGCCGCGATCCAGCGATGTCGGCCTCGATGAAATGTTCGCCGGTCACCGCCGGCGCGGTCCGGTCCGAGACATCGATGATCGTGATCTTGGTGACGGCGCCCGTGATTTGGGCGTTCGGTACGCCGGGGAAAACGTCCTCGGACGACGGGCGGTATTCGACGCCGCTGATCACGACGACGCGGTCGCCAAAAAGGTGCATGCCGGCGCCCCAATTCTCGACCTCGACCGATCCGATCACGCGCGTCGCCCACGCGGGCTGCGCGTCCAGGATGTAAAGCACGCCGCCGACAAGAGCGTAGAGATACTCGCCGTCGGTCTTGATGATGTCGTCCTCGTCGACGCCTTTTTCCTGATTGTTGGTTTCGCTGTAGGCGTCGTCGTCACCGCCATCGTCGTCGTCATCATCGTCATCCATGTCGTCGTCGGCCATGTCGTCGTCGCCGCCGCCGTTGGTATCGTCGTCCGAATGGCTGTCATCGTCGTCCAGGCCGTCGTCATCATCGTCATCGGTATCGTCGTTATTCGCGGCGTCATCGTCGCTTCCGGCCGCGCTGTCGTCATCGCCGTCGTTTTCGGCGCTGTCGTCGCCGGTAAATCCGCAGCCGCACCCGCCGCATGCACCGTCGTCATCGTCGTCGCCGCCGGTCGCGCCATCGTCGTCGAGCGGCCGGCCGCTCTGGTCATCGTCGTCGCGCTCGTTCTCGCCGATCTGGAAATCGTCGTCGTCCCCGTCGTCGTCCCAATCGTCGTCATCACCCCAGTCATCGTCCCAATCGTCATCCCAACCGCCGCTCCACGGGTCTTCCCACGGGTTGTCGCGATCGATGCGCTCTTCCATCGCCGCGATTGTCGCGGCTTTCAACCACGCTTCGGCTTCGGCGCAAGAGCTGACGTATTCGAGCGTCGGATCGTATTCCTGCGCGGCAGCGGGCGCGGGCCATGCGAAATTCACCGCCGCGATCAGCGCGAACATGACCGCGTACAATCCCGCCCGATACTTTTTTGACGACGAGCGCGTTGGCGATGGTGTCATCGAATTACCCTCCGATAAATCCAGCCGGCGCCATGCGTGCGGCCGGCTCTCCCCTGCTCAACAAACCCGCGGCGCAACCATCATAAACCCCGAACGCGACGATGTGCGAAAAAATTATCGCAGACGCGTTCAACAATCTTTGTGAAGCCGAAAGGCCGCCCGTTGTGCGACGGCCTTCCAGCCTTCCGGTCTTCCAGCCTCTTCAGTTCAGCGGCACCATCGCCACGTCGGCCCAGAACTCCAGGTCGGTGACGACCACGCCGCCGTCGGAGAGCGTATAGAGGTTGTCCTCGATGTAGACCGTGCGTCGCGGGTTGGTGAGCGCGCCGTCGCCGAACGCCGTGTGCTCGATGCCGCGGATGAACTCGAACCCGTCCTCGGGCGAGACGTCGAACGTGGCGAAGCCCGCGAACGGCCGGCCGTTGCCGCCGTCGGCGAACCATTCGTCGGTCCGCACGGGGATCGACAATAGCTCGAGCGGCTCCCAGTAGAAAAACGCGTGGTGCTCGAGCTTCGCGTCGGAGGTGATGCCCTCGGCGCCGAGGTCCACGAGGTGCGTCTGCGTCGGGTTGGCGAAATCGCTGATGTCGTAGATCGCAAGCGCCACAC containing:
- a CDS encoding NAD(P)-dependent oxidoreductase; its protein translation is MRIMLTGATGFIGSHVAEALRADGHDVTLLVRDPARLPFSADGFTIVTGDLLDDAALDRALDGADAVVHGAAKVGEWGTREQFHHTNVEGTRRLVAACVRGGVRRFVQISSMSVYGNGDKHLTAISEDAPMRKTGMLYGESKVDAERVTWDAHERGEIEATTIRPGMVWGPRDGQFFPKIIDGFRKKNLPYIAGGKARLGLTHVSNAVQIVRLTLEKDAAKGRAYNVDDDDARTFRDLAEAICARLELAPPKLSFPRFAAKGAAYASEAIARLLGKKDAPLMTKMGVYILCYDNDGSVERAKTELDFAPHPERFDERLTEALAPYRKE
- a CDS encoding beta-propeller domain-containing protein, with translation MTPSPTRSSSKKYRAGLYAVMFALIAAVNFAWPAPAAAQEYDPTLEYVSSCAEAEAWLKAATIAAMEERIDRDNPWEDPWSGGWDDDWDDDWGDDDDWDDDGDDDDFQIGENERDDDDQSGRPLDDDGATGGDDDDDGACGGCGCGFTGDDSAENDGDDDSAAGSDDDAANNDDTDDDDDDGLDDDDSHSDDDTNGGGDDDMADDDMDDDDDDDDGGDDDAYSETNNQEKGVDEDDIIKTDGEYLYALVGGVLYILDAQPAWATRVIGSVEVENWGAGMHLFGDRVVVISGVEYRPSSEDVFPGVPNAQITGAVTKITIIDVSDRTAPAVTGEHFIEADIAGSRRIGERIYFAMRTTKGGPAVEYNIFVNYPTEDEHLKALEELKKQNREIINAGTLDQWLPRSYIRLAAAESEVEFLVPCDELFHPAQPEGGDVLSILTYDFASATANTHALGVLASGLSPYATTERLYVAGTMIGVRRDLGLLPAFYPEASGVHRFDIAPETGVVSYAASAPVPGFVLNPFSMGEYDGYLRVASTYPTGVEGAVASGVYVYDASDGALTPTGFVEDIAPGEELYTARFMGDRGYLVTYPIPFSELVDGGWVGENPWATEEDEGDGEGSCDPLFTLDLADPYDPKVLGELIIPGFSTYLHPLGDDHLMAIGEGGDEFGANGGVALSMFDVSDMADPRRVHFLDLGAAGVTSQAKLEHHAFFYYEPYDLLSIPLVDTQWIGDGGSPGLFAGFLAFDVSVEDGFDFIGEIEHTRIGGWFGGLAIPLRSAVIDNALYTLSTNGVKVTNLDSWIDIAKVRLR
- a CDS encoding DUF1232 domain-containing protein, coding for MNAPEPSEREFIERGAQNVSEHELDEVLLSPDRIMEKMRGPLYRFVDDVKLLISMVRDYRGGQYRKIPYRTVAGIVFALLYVLNPLDVVPDFIPGIGLIDDAAVVAAVLKLFEKDLLAYGEWKAGRIIGH